Proteins encoded within one genomic window of Papio anubis isolate 15944 chromosome X, Panubis1.0, whole genome shotgun sequence:
- the CXHXorf66 gene encoding uncharacterized protein CXorf66 homolog gives MNLVICVLLLSIWTNNCMTTNQTNGSSTTGGKPVESMQTKLNYLRRNLLILVGIIIMVFVFICFCYLHYNCLSDDASKAGMVKKKGIAAKSSKTSCNEAKTASQCSPETQPMLSTVDKLPDSSSPERSSTPSSTEKLIRPSSLQKPSIPNSAGKLTRPSKPKRSSRSSRSKKLCKSSHLEKAHRTGSPEKSRKLDYACNLASSDKPVRPPRLSKPLCSSHPQNEMSPSEPFSLKELAKPPKHFNPKRSVSRGRAALLSNSKVAETCQSYKKKHLVSKTYKPLVNDISEAKEKNTQNLYVSSKVKSSPRSFRELHSRKNAYDDHVNDSDMMGYYSEDDSDKDIIITCDRGYNQVTSEVTLND, from the exons ATGAATCTTGTTATTTGTGTCCTACTTCTGTCCATTTGGACAAATAATTGTATGACTACAAACCAAACGAATGGATCTTCTACTACAG GAGGTAAACCTGTTGAATCAATGCAGACAAAATTGAACTACCTTAGAAGAAATCTACTTATTTTAGTCGGTATTATCatcatggtttttgtctttatctgtttttgttaTCTCCATTATAACTGTTTGAGCGATGATGCATCCAAAGCAGGAAT GGTCAAGAAAAAAGGTATAGCAGCCAAGTCATCCAAAACATCATGCAATGAAGCCAAGACAGCCAGTCAATGCAGTCCTGAAACACAACCCATGCTATCCACTGTAGACAAGTTACCTGATTCTTCAAGTCCAGAAAGGTCATCCACACCATCCAGTACAGAAAAATTAATCAGGCCCTCAAGTCTACAAAAGCCATCCATACCAAACAGCGCAGGAAAGTTAACTAGGCCATCAAAGCCAAAAAGGTCATCCAGGTCATCACGCTCAAAAAAATTATGCAAGTCATCTCACCTGGAAAAGGCACATAGAACAGGCAGTCCAGAAAAATCACGTAAGCTAGACTATGCGTGTAATCTAGCCAGTTCAGATAAGCCAGTCAGGCCACCTCGGCTATCCAAGCCACTTTGTTCATCTCATCCACAAAATGAAATGTCACCATCCGAGCCATTCAGTCTAAAGGAATTGGCTAAGCCTCCCAAACATTTTAATCCAAAAAGGTCAGTGAGTCGAGGCAGGGCAGCCTTATTATCCAACTCTAAAGTAGCCGAAACTTGTCAATCCTACAAGAAAAAACATCTTGTTTCCAAAACTTATAAGCCTTTGGTCAATGATATTTCTGAGGCAAAGGAGAAAAACACTCAAAACCTATATGTTTCAAGCAAAGTCAAGTCCTCTCCCAGGTCCTTTCGTGAGTTACATTCCAGGAAGAATGCATACGATGATCACGTGAATGACAGTGATATGATGGGTTATTACAGTGAGGATGACAGTGATAAAGATATAATCATTACGTGCGACAGAGGGTACAATCAAGTCACCTCTGAAGTAACCCTAAATGATTAG